In a genomic window of Scheffersomyces stipitis CBS 6054 chromosome 4, complete sequence:
- a CDS encoding 60S ribosomal protein L33 (go_component intracellular; ribosome~go_function structural constituent of ribosome~go_process protein biosynthesis) has product MAESHRLYVKGKHISYQRSKNVTNPNVSLIQIEGVANPQDAKFYLGKRIAYVYRASKEVRGSKIRVIWGKVARTHGNNGLVRATFKKNLPAKTFGASVRIMLYPSNI; this is encoded by the exons ATGGCTGAATCTCACAGAT TATACGTTAAAGGTAAGCACATTTCTTACCAAAGATCTAAGAATGTCACCAACCCAAACGTGTCTTTGATTCAAATCGAAGGTGTTGCCAACCCACAAGACGCCAAGTTCTACTTGGGTAAGAGAATCGCTTACGTCTACAGAGCTTCCAAGGAAGTTAGAGGTTCTAAGATCAGAGTCATCTGGGGTAAGGTCGCCAGAACCCACGGTAACAACGGTTTGGTCAGAGCCaccttcaagaagaacttgccAGCTAAGACTTTCGGTGCTTCCGTCAGAATCATGTTATATCCATCTAACATCTAA
- a CDS encoding Oxysterol-binding protein (go_process steroid metabolism), with protein sequence MTSFAQSSSWTSFLKSIASFNGDLSSLTAPPFILSPTSLSEYSQYWAEHPDLLVEPNFLQQTPDASKEEVDAMALKRIIAVTKWFIATLRSQYCSRNESMGSEKKPLNPFLGEVFVGKWEDTETTDGSLGETILLSEQVSHHPPVTAYAVHNAKNSVVLQGYNGIRSSISATSINVKQYGHALLEYKELDESYLITLPPLHIEGLISASPFVELEGTSYIQSSNGYITVVEYSGRGWVSGKKNTFKARIYKDQLSSNKKENALLSISGQWSGKSYYAKGYSSPNSKNDLFYDAQASEPHHLKVKPIEEQHELESRKAWLKVAEAIKKSDYDLINEEKTLIENAQRDLRKQEAESGDKWQTRWFDYVNYLDGTVSHDAFLNLTNISNLSIRNAPSGSLKGSKYDEGEAQHWRINIQKWQDEKEIKI encoded by the coding sequence ATGACGTCGTTTGCCCAGTCCAGCTCGTGGACATCGTTCCTCAAGTCAATTGCGCTGTTCAACGGTGACTTGTCTTCCTTGACCGCCCCTCCCTTCATCTTGTCTCCAACTTCCTTGAGTGAGTACTCACAGTACTGGGCCGAGCATCCGGATTTGTTGGTAGAGCCAAACTTCTTGCAACAGACCCCTGATGCTTCCAAGGAGGAAGTCGATGCTATGGCGCTCAAGAGAATCATCGCCGTCACCAAGTGGTTCATAGCAACCTTGAGATCACAATACTGCTCCAGAAACGAGTCGATGGGCTCGGAAAAGAAGCCATTGAACCCATTCTTGGGCGAAGTATTCGTAGGCAAATGGGAAGACACAGAGACTACCGACGGCTCGCTTGGTGAAACCATCTTGTTGAGCGAACAGGTGAGCCACCACCCTCCAGTGACGGCTTATGCTGTCCATAATGCTAAGAACAGCGTAGTATTACAGGGCTACAATGGTATCAGATCCAGCATCTCTGCTACTTCCATCAATGTTAAACAATATGGCCATGCTCTTTTGGAGTATAAGGAATTGGACGAGTCGTACTTAATCACGTTACCTCCATTACACATTGAAGGTTTGATCTCGGCTTCTCCCTTTGTAGAGTTGGAAGGTACTTCTTACATTCAGAGCTCCAACGGATACATTACTGTAGTTGAGTATTCGGGCCGAGGCTGGGTTTCAGGCAAGAAGAACACCTTCAAGGCCAGAATATACAAGGACCAGTTGTCTctgaacaagaaggaaaatgCTCTTCTCAGCATCAGTGGTCAATGGTCTGGTAAATCGTACTACGCCAAGGGCTACTCTTCACCTAACTCGAAAAACGACTTGTTTTACGATGCGCAGGCATCCGAGCCGCACCATCTCAAGGTTAAGCCCATTGAAGAACAGCACGAATTGGAGCTGAGAAAAGCCTGGCTCAAGGTCGCCGAAGCCATCAAGAAGTCCGACtacgacttgatcaacgaagaaaagacgTTGATTGAAAACGCCCAACGTGACTTGAGAAAGCAAGAAGCTGAGTCTGGCGACAAGTGGCAGACTAGATGGTTCGACTATGTCAACTATCTCGATGGCACAGTCTCTCACGATgcattcttgaacttgaccaACATTTCTAACTTGTCTATTCGTAATGCTCCTTCGGGCTCGTTGAAGGGCTCCAAATACGACGAGGGCGAAGCCCAGCACTGGCGAATCAACATCCAGAAGTGGCAGGACGAGAAGGAGATCAAGATTTGA
- the OSM1 gene encoding fumarate reductase flavoprotein subunit (fumarate reductase flavoprotein subunit [EC:1.3.99.1] (FRD1) (NADH-dependent fumarate reductase) (FAD-dependent oxidoreductase FRDS) [KO:K00238]~go_function oxidoreductase activity~go_process electron transport), whose product VVVGTGLAGLTTALQLLERGHKVVLLEKTAKLGGNSIKASSGINGVPTVFQGSDSNDSIASFVEDTLASGKGLCNEDLVHLLASNSKDAIHWLTSEDHMNVDLSSVSRLGGHSHARTHRGNSKLPPGFAIISALSKKLDAHNSLLTLIKNARLDKIVLDNKFHVGSIEYIDESNVRTSLKADNFVLATGGISADFDESSNSLLKKYRPDLLSFPSTNGQQTTGDGQKIAERDVDAKLIHMDHIQVHPTGFVKLDSVSDKWKFLCGEVIRGIGGILLCPSTGNRFTNELSTRDVVTNAIIDNCKVPKTNKLGIKPEQAVSVVVVNGEDYLKAKDHINFYVSQNLLRKGTVADLLMLLKELNPDLHLSVDNIVAYFEDYNGKIISNNDPLGRAHFGSNFDLGDDLYFGLTTPVLHFSMGGIEINTDGQVTTKDNSVVDNLYAAGEVSGGVHGGNRLGGSSLLECVVFGKVISDSIHKRST is encoded by the coding sequence GTAGTGGTAGGTACCGGTTTGGCCGGTTTGACTACTGCTTTGCAATTGCTAGAGAGGGGCCATAAAGTAGTTTTACTAGAGAAGACTGCCAAATTAGGTGGCAATTCCATCAAGGCATCCTCCGGTATTAATGGAGTACCGACAGTTTTCCAGGGTTCTGACAGCAATGATTCCATTGCTCTGTTTGTAGAGGATACGCTTGCTTCTGGTAAAGGACTATGTAACGAAGACTTGGTCCACCTTCTAGCTTCTAATTCCAAAGATGCCATACATTGGCTCACTCTGGAAGACCATATGAATGTAGACTTGCTGTCAGTGAGTCGACTTGGAGGCCACAGCCATGCTCGTACTCATCGGGGAAACAGTAAGTTACCTCCTGGCTTTGCTATCATTTCGGCTCTCagcaagaagttggatGCACACAATTCGCTTCTCACCTTGATTAAGAATGCCCGATTGGACAAGATCGTGCTCGATAACAAGTTCCATGTGGGCTCTATAGAGTATATTGATGAGAGCAACGTCCGTACTCTGTTGAAGGCTGACAACTTCGTCTTGGCTACTGGAGGTATTTCAGCTGACTTTGACGAGAGTTCGaattctcttctcaaaAAGTACCGTCCTGATCTCCTCTCGTTCCCGCTGACCAACGGACAGCAAACCACAGGAGATGGCCAGAAAATTGCAGAAAGAGATGTAGATGCTAAGTTGATTCATATGGATCATATCCAAGTCCATCCCACCGGGTTTGTCAAGCTCGACTCTGTCTCCGACAAATGGAAATTCTTATGTGGAGAAGTGATTCGAGGCATCGGTGGAATCTTGTTGTGTCCGCTGACTGGTAATAGGTTCACTAACGAGCTTAGTACTCGTGACGTAGTGACCAATGCAATCATCGACAACTGTAAGGTACCTAAGACAAACAAACTTGGCATCAAGCCAGAACAAGCCGTCtctgttgttgtagttAATGGAGAGGATTATCTCAAGGCTAAGGACCACATCAACTTTTATGTGAGTCAAAACCTTTTGAGAAAGGGCACTGTTGCTGACTTACTTATGTTATTGAAAGAGTTGAATCCTGATTTGCACTTACTGGTAGACAACATTGTTGCATACTTTGAAGACTACAATGGCAAGATTATCTCCAACAATGATCCACTTGGTCGTGCCCACTTTGGCTCCAACTTTGACTTGGGAGACGATCTCTACTTTGGCTTGACCACACctgttcttcatttctcAATGGGAGGAATAGAAATCAACACTGATGGACAGGTTACCACTAAAGACAACTCTGTTGTAGACAATTTGTATGCTGCGGGAGAGGTAAGTGGAGGTGTCCATGGTGGAAACAGACTAGGAGGGTCATCGTTGTTGGAGTGTGTAGTCTTTGGTAAGGTCATCAGCGACTCTATCCACAAAAGAAGTACGTAG
- a CDS encoding predicted protein, which produces MSSLKEQKEQFVSDLLGGSVSEIYAVTGVALTSYLAFRIYDVLVSHEVSFLYDFILNCLPILVSITLYSDKVTTLHLAIIVPILSIFVFSKYTFPDLWKSNGERTSQNENKQSKSAEKQLLPKKSFITAYRAHMLIITNLAILAVDFNVFPRRFAKVETWGTSLMDLGVGSFVFSMGLVNSRAIIKNKFNRGSSDSGYKFSVVDYFSVVKRSIVKSVPLLVLGGARLVSVKSLEYQEHVSEYGIHWNFFITLGLLPVLLGVLDPVLNVVPRAVVALVITIGYEIVLVNTELLRFILVSDNRLQNLITMNKEGIFSFFGYFAIFVFGQSFGSFVLTNYKTPYNMLTFVPQKETSGKKKKKHSQIKSWLTVNTTNGLIIASIFYQLLFYFVRESGYILNVSRRLANLPYVLWVVSYNATLLLGYNLIEKFFPESHESYLLESTNSNGLLIFLIANVSTGLVNMTINTLECSDPVAFAILTVYAAGLCLLSNLLNNKGIYVKL; this is translated from the coding sequence ATGAGCTCCCTCAAAGAACAAAAGGAACAGTTCGTGTCCGACTTGCTAGGCGGCTCTGTTCTGGAAATCTACGCCGTCACCGGTGTGGCTCTAACCTCATACTTGGCATTCAGAATCTACGACGTCCTAGTCAGCCATGAGGTCTCGTTTCTCTACGACTTCATCCTCAATTGCCTACCCATCTTGGTACTGATCACCTTATACAGCGACAAAGTCACCACGTTGCATTTGGCCATAATTGTGCCGATTTTGCTGATTTTCGTCTTTTCCAAATACACCTTTCCTGATTTATGGAAATCAAATGGTGAAAGGACTAGCCAGAATGAAAACAAACAGCTGAAATCTGCTGAAAAACAACTTCTACCCAAAAAGTCATTCATCACAGCATACAGAGCCCACATGCTCATAATAACCAACTTGGCTATCTTGGCCGTGGACTTCAATGTCTTTCCTAGAAGATTTGCTAAGGTCGAAACCTGGGGTACTTCCCTTATGGACTTGGGAGTAGGCTCGTTTGTGTTCTCAATGGGGTTGGTCAATTCCCGAGCcattatcaagaataaGTTTAACCGCGGATCCAGTGATAGTGGCTATAAATTCAGCGTCGTGGATTACTTCTCAGTTGTGAAAAGGAGCATCGTGAAATCAGTGCCTTTGCTAGTTTTGGGTGGTGCCAGACTCGTCAGTGTCAAAAGCTTGGAGTACCAAGAACATGTCTCTGAGTATGGAATTCACTGGAATTTCTTTATCACCTTGGGCTTGTTGCCGGTTTTGCTCGGAGTATTGGACCCTGTGTTGAATGTAGTGCCGAGAGCTGTTGTAGCCCTTGTTATCACCATAGGATACGAGATTGTATTGGTCAACACAGAATTGTTGAGATTCATCTTAGTTAGCGACAACAGACTTCAAAACTTGATCACCATGAATAAGGAAGGcattttctccttcttcgGCTATTTTGCTATATTCGTGTTTGGCCAGTCCTTCGGATCATTTGTTTTGACTAACTATAAGACACCCTACAACATGCTTACTTTTGTTCCTCAGAAGGAAACTTCTggcaagaaaaagaagaagcattCCCAAATAAAATCGTGGCTCACGGTTAACACCACGAATGGTTTGATCATCGCCAGCATCTTCTACCAGTTGCTCTTTTACTTTGTACGGGAATCGGGCTACATCTTGAACGTATCCCGTAGATTGGCCAACTTGCCCTATGTCTTGTGGGTTGTGTCATATAATGCAACGTTGTTGTTGGGATACAACTTAATCGAGAAGTTCTTCCCTGAGAGCCATGAGTCGTATTTGTTGGAATCTACCAACAGCAATGGactcttgatctttttgatAGCGAACGTTTCTACGGGTTTGGTTAATATGACCATCAACACTTTGGAATGCTCTGATCCAGTCGCTTTTGCCATTTTGACAGTGTATGCTGCTGGATTGTGTTTATTGTCCAACTTATTGAACAATAAGGGTATCTATGTAAAGCTTTAG